In one Drosophila sechellia strain sech25 unplaced genomic scaffold, ASM438219v1 Y_385, whole genome shotgun sequence genomic region, the following are encoded:
- the LOC6620912 gene encoding 23 kDa integral membrane protein encodes MDCGTSMVKYILFIFNTIVSIIGILSIVYGVLILKSIGTIEVNGQVGFPPQALMPIILISLGSIVVFISFLGCCGAIRESVCMTMSYAVFLLILLILQLTLVILLFTNKEKFENAMGNVIENAWMADTTHKDGVFDTIQKSLHCCGSSSALDYVAKGELLPSSCCSGSCLNPANYYPGCRGKFIKLMTAGSENAKYVGIGLIGVELIGFIFACCLANNVRNYKRRNAY; translated from the coding sequence ATGGACTGCGGCACATCTATGGTCAAATACATCCTCTTCATATTTAACACCATTGTGTCGATTATCGGAATCTTGAGCATTGTTTATGGCGTGCTGATTCTGAAAAGCATCGGTACAATCGAAGTTAATGGACAAGTGGGCTTCCCGCCACAGGCTCTCATGCCGATCATTCTTATCAGCTTGGGCTCGATTGTGGTCTTCATTTCATTCCTGGGATGCTGCGGTGCCATTCGCGAATCCGTGTGCATGACCATGAGCTATGCCGTCTTCTTGTTGATCCTGCTGATCCTGCAGCTGACGCTCGTTATTCTGCTGTTTACCAACAAGGAGAAGTTTGAGAACGCAATGGGAAACGTTATCGAGAATGCATGGATGGCAGACACTACTCATAAGGATGGTGTCTTCGATACCATTCAGAAATCGTTGCACTGCTGCGGATCAAGCTCTGCTCTGGACTATGTTGCCAAGGGAGAACTGCTGCCCTCAAGTTGTTGCAGCGGCTCGTGCCTGAACCCGGCCAACTACTACCCGGGATGCCGTGGAAAGTTCATCAAATTAATGACCGCTGGATCTGAGAACGCTAAATATGTGGGCATCGGCCTCATCGGAGTGGAGCTGATCGGCTTCATCTTTGCCTGTTGCCTGGCCAACAATGTGCGTAACTACAAGCGCCGGAACGCCTACTAA